A stretch of Gossypium hirsutum isolate 1008001.06 chromosome A06, Gossypium_hirsutum_v2.1, whole genome shotgun sequence DNA encodes these proteins:
- the LOC107962742 gene encoding E3 ubiquitin-protein ligase ATL42, with the protein MIRSTLISLVLIFLFFVVVDAQSDSSETDAISGDAVSNFQPSLAVVIGILCVMFALTFFLLVYAKFCHSAATVHADHNHRILNRTRSRSSGIDKKVVESLPFFKFSSLKGSKQGLECAVCLSKFEDIEILRLLPQCKHGFHIDCIDQWLEKHSSCPLCRQKVNANDPTIFTYTNSMRFSRNQSELRGDSNIELYVQREQEHHGSSRFSIGVSFRKSEKGDIETEVLIQEDDDDGFHKVNHKIIVSDAVLQNRWSSVSSSDLMFLSSEMLNDLSSNRFVSLDINKEQCTKTRTIENEGITKIKRELEIKRLLNKPVSTPDVAFTSDSAASTSHAASRITNQVEKRSMSDITALSRFRDDGRRNRTSECSLPERYTEEERRRLLWLPIARRTVQWFANRETCEQQIQGPTHHLDV; encoded by the coding sequence ATGATTCGATCTACGTTGATCAGTTTagttcttattttccttttttttgttgttgttgatgcacAATCCGATTCAAGTGAGACTGATGCAATTTCAGgagacgctgtctcaaatttccAACCGAGCCTGGCGGTTGTCATAGGTATACTCTGTGTCATGTTTGCCTTGACGTTTTTCCTGCTTGTCTATGCCAAATTCTGTCACAGTGCAGCAACGGTTCATGCTGACCATAATCATCGAATACTCAACCGAACAAGGTCTCGATCCTCGGGGATCGACAAGAAAGTTGTGGAATCGCTTCCTTTCTTTAAGTTCTCTTCACTTAAAGGATCGAAACAAGGGCTTGAATGCGCAGTCTGCTTATCAAAATTCGAAGATATTGAGATCCTAAGGTTGCTGCCTCAATGCAAACATGGCTTTCACATTGATTGTATTGATCAGTGGCTAGAAAAGCACTCAAGTTGCCCTCTTTGCAGGCAGAAGGTCAACGCTAATGACCCAACAATTTTTACATATACAAACAGCATGCGGTTCTCAAGGAACCAATCTGAGCTAAGAGGAGACTCCAACATAGAGCTGTATGTCCAGAGAGAGCAAGAGCATCATGGCTCATCAAGGTTCAGCATCGGAGTCAGCTTCAGAAAATCCGAGAAGGGCGATATCGAAACCGAAGTTCTAATCCAAGAGGATGATGATGATGGATTCCATAAGGTCAATCATAAGATCATTGTATCTGATGCAGTTTTGCAAAACCGGTGGAGCAGTGTAAGTTCATCCGACCTGATGTTCTTGAGCTCAGAGATGCTTAACGACTTGTCGAGCAACAGATTTGTGTCCCTGGACATAAACAAGGAGCAGTGTACGAAAACAAGGACAATTGAAAACGAAGGAATTACAAAGATCAAAAGGGAATTGGAGATAAAGAGACTGTTAAACAAGCCAGTTTCAACTCCTGATGTGGCTTTCACATCGGATTCAGCAGCTAGTACGAGTCATGCTGCATCAAGGATTACTAACCAAGTTGAGAAAAGATCAATGTCGGATATCACTGCTTTATCGAGGTTTCGAGACGATGGTAGGAGGAACAGAACAAGTGAGTGTTCATTGCCTGAAAGGTACACAGAGGAGGAAAGGAGAAGGCTGCTTTGGTTGCCAATAGCTAGAAGAACAGTGCAATGGTTTGCCAATAGAGAAACGTGTGAACAACAAATTCAGGGTCCAACACACCATTTAGATGTTTGA
- the LOC121230478 gene encoding putative B3 domain-containing protein At4g03170, with translation MEQKKAKKIDHEEYKEIYGAALCISSFKHLILSPENAMNLQASLQATIDIPRVPSLNGLIGRCSQPFEKQLTETDVNSKQCRLSINKVDVENAVMPLLKEEENVEKGIRVKVYDANGKEFPMTFKLWAHKLHVLKEGWIEFCTDHALLAHQDFLKLWVIRNLHTQDLCFFITSRRLQEFQLIKKRRLNA, from the coding sequence ATGGAGCAGAAAAAGGCTAAGAAGATTGATCATGAGGAATATAAAGAAATATATGGGGCTGCCTTATGTATTAGTTCGTTCAAGCATTTGATATTAAGCCCTGAAAATGCAATGAATTTGCAAGCATCATTGCAGGCCACCATTGACATTCCTCGGGTGCCGAGTCTTAATGGCCTTATCGGAAGGTGCAGCCAGCCCTTTGAGAAGCAGCTCACTGAAACTGATGTGAATTCCAAGCAATGCAGGCTTTCAATCAATAAGGTTGATGTGGAGAATGCTGTGATGCCGTTGTTGAAGGAAGAGGAGAATGTTGAGAAAGGGATTCGGGTCAAAGTTTATGATGCCAACGGGAAAGAGTTCCCCATGACTTTCAAGCTTTGGGCACATAAACTTCATGTCCTCAAAGAAGGTTGGATTGAGTTTTGCACTGATCATGCTTTACTTGCGCATCAAGATTTTCTTAAACTCTGGGTGATTAGGAACCTCCACACACAGGATCTTTGCTTTTTCATCACTTCAAGAAGATTGCAAGAGTTTCAACTTATTAAGAAGAGAAGGCTCAATGCCTGA